One window of the Microtus ochrogaster isolate Prairie Vole_2 chromosome 10, MicOch1.0, whole genome shotgun sequence genome contains the following:
- the Hp1bp3 gene encoding heterochromatin protein 1-binding protein 3 isoform X1 — translation MATDMSQGELVHPKALPLIVGAQLIHADKLGEKAEDSTMPIRRTVNSTRETPPKSKLAEGEEEKPEPDGSSEESISTVEEQGNETPPATSSEAEQPKGEPESEEKEENKSSEETKKDEKDQSKEKEKKVKKTIPSWATLSASQLARAQKQTPMASSPRPKMDAILTEAIKACFQKSGASVVAIRKYIIHKYPSLDLERRGYLLKQALKRELSRGVIKQVKGKGASGSFVVVQKSRKTPQKSRNRKKGSAVDPEPQVKLEDILPLAFTRLCEPKEASYSLIRKYVSQYYPKLRVDIRPQLLKNALQRAVERGQLEQITGKGASGTFQLKKSGEKPLLGGSLMEYAILSAIAAMNEPKTCSTTALKKYVLENHPGTNSNYQMHLLKKTLQKCEKNGWMEQISGKGFSGTFQLCFPYYPSPGVLFPKKEPDGSKDEDEDEDEDEDESSEDSEDEEPPPKRSLQKKTPAKSQGKAASMKQRGSKPVRKVPAAQRGKVRPLPKKAPPKAKTPAKKARPSPSLIKKSSGSSSKKPTASARKEMKLPDKGRSTMKRSFKAKK, via the exons atggcgACTGATATGTCTCAAGGTGAACTCGTCCATCCTAAGGCACTCCCACTTATAGTAGGAGCTCAGCTGATCCACGCGGACAAGTTAGGTGAG AAGGCAGAGGATAGCACCATGCCGATACGTCGAACTGTGAATTCCACCCGAGAAACTCCACCCAAAAGCAAGCTTgctgaaggggaggaagaaaagccag AACCAGATGGAAGTTCCGAGGAGTCTATTTCTACTGTAGAAGAACAGGGGAATGAAACCCCGCCTGCTACATCGAGTGAGGCGGAGCAGCCCAAGGGGGAGCCCGAgagtgaagagaaggaagagaacaagTCTTCTGAGGAGACCAAGAAGGA TGAGAAAGATCAGtctaaagaaaaggagaagaaggtgaAAAAAACAATACCTTCCTGGGCTACTCTTTCTGCCAGTCAGCTAGCCCGGGCCCAGAAACAAACACCAATGGCTTCTTCCCCACGACCCAAGATGGATGCGATCCTAACTGAGGCCATTAAG GCATGCTTCCAGAAGAGTGGTGCATCAGTGGTTGCTATTCGAAAGTACATCATCCATAAGTACCCTTCTCTGGATCTGGAGAGAAGGGGCTATCTCCTTAAGCAAGCTCTGAAAAGGGAGTTAAGCAGAGGAGTCATCAAACAG GTCAAAGGAAAAGGTGCATCTGGCAGTTTTGTTGTGGttcagaaatcaagaaaaacacctcagaaatccagaaacagaaag AAGGGCTCAGCGGTGGATCCAGAACCACAAGTAAAGCTGGAAGATATTCTCCCATTGGCTTTTACTCGACTTTGTGAACCTAAAGAAGCATCCTACAGTCTCATCAGGAAATACGTGTCTCAGTATTACCCTAAGCTTAGAGTGGATATCAG GCCTCAGTTGTTGAAGAATGCTCTGCAGAGAGCAGTAGAGAGAGGCCAGTTAGAGCAGATAACTGGCAAAGGTGCTTCGGGGACATTCCAG CTGAAGAAATCAGGGGAGAAACCCCTGCTTGGTGGAAGCCTGATGGAATATGCAATCTTGTCTGCCATTGCTGCCATGAATGAACCGAAGACCTGTTCCACCACTGCTCTGAAGAAGTACGTCCTGGAGAACCACCCAGGGACCAATTCTAACTATCAAA TGCATTTGCTGAAAAAAACTCTGCAGAAATGTGAGAAGAATGGGTGGATGGAGCAGATCTCCGGGAAGGGGTTCAGTGGGACTTTCCAGCTGTGCTTCCCGTATTACCCCAG CCCAGGAGTTCTATTTCCAAAGAAAGAGCCAGATGGTTCTAAGGAtgaggatgaagatgaagatgaggatgaggatgaatCATCAGAGGACTCTGAGGATGAAGAACCACCACCCAAGAGAAG CTTACAGAAGAAAACCCCAGCCAAGTCCCAAGGGAAGGCTGCATCCATGAAGCAGAGAGGGTCCAAGCCTGTGCGTAAAGTCCCTGCTGCCCAGAGAGGGAAAGTGAGGCCGCTGCCCAAGAAAGCCCCCCCCAAGGCCAAGACCCCTGCCAAGAAAGCCAGGCCCTCACCCTCACTCATCAAGAAGTCGAGTGGGAGCTCCTCAAAAAAGCCCACAGCCAGTGCCAGAAAGGAGATGAAACTGCCTGATAAGGGCAGATCTACCATGAAAAGATCTTTCAAGgcaaaaaagtaa
- the Hp1bp3 gene encoding heterochromatin protein 1-binding protein 3 isoform X2, which yields MATDMSQGELVHPKALPLIVGAQLIHADKLGEAEDSTMPIRRTVNSTRETPPKSKLAEGEEEKPEPDGSSEESISTVEEQGNETPPATSSEAEQPKGEPESEEKEENKSSEETKKDEKDQSKEKEKKVKKTIPSWATLSASQLARAQKQTPMASSPRPKMDAILTEAIKACFQKSGASVVAIRKYIIHKYPSLDLERRGYLLKQALKRELSRGVIKQVKGKGASGSFVVVQKSRKTPQKSRNRKKGSAVDPEPQVKLEDILPLAFTRLCEPKEASYSLIRKYVSQYYPKLRVDIRPQLLKNALQRAVERGQLEQITGKGASGTFQLKKSGEKPLLGGSLMEYAILSAIAAMNEPKTCSTTALKKYVLENHPGTNSNYQMHLLKKTLQKCEKNGWMEQISGKGFSGTFQLCFPYYPSPGVLFPKKEPDGSKDEDEDEDEDEDESSEDSEDEEPPPKRSLQKKTPAKSQGKAASMKQRGSKPVRKVPAAQRGKVRPLPKKAPPKAKTPAKKARPSPSLIKKSSGSSSKKPTASARKEMKLPDKGRSTMKRSFKAKK from the exons atggcgACTGATATGTCTCAAGGTGAACTCGTCCATCCTAAGGCACTCCCACTTATAGTAGGAGCTCAGCTGATCCACGCGGACAAGTTAGGTGAG GCAGAGGATAGCACCATGCCGATACGTCGAACTGTGAATTCCACCCGAGAAACTCCACCCAAAAGCAAGCTTgctgaaggggaggaagaaaagccag AACCAGATGGAAGTTCCGAGGAGTCTATTTCTACTGTAGAAGAACAGGGGAATGAAACCCCGCCTGCTACATCGAGTGAGGCGGAGCAGCCCAAGGGGGAGCCCGAgagtgaagagaaggaagagaacaagTCTTCTGAGGAGACCAAGAAGGA TGAGAAAGATCAGtctaaagaaaaggagaagaaggtgaAAAAAACAATACCTTCCTGGGCTACTCTTTCTGCCAGTCAGCTAGCCCGGGCCCAGAAACAAACACCAATGGCTTCTTCCCCACGACCCAAGATGGATGCGATCCTAACTGAGGCCATTAAG GCATGCTTCCAGAAGAGTGGTGCATCAGTGGTTGCTATTCGAAAGTACATCATCCATAAGTACCCTTCTCTGGATCTGGAGAGAAGGGGCTATCTCCTTAAGCAAGCTCTGAAAAGGGAGTTAAGCAGAGGAGTCATCAAACAG GTCAAAGGAAAAGGTGCATCTGGCAGTTTTGTTGTGGttcagaaatcaagaaaaacacctcagaaatccagaaacagaaag AAGGGCTCAGCGGTGGATCCAGAACCACAAGTAAAGCTGGAAGATATTCTCCCATTGGCTTTTACTCGACTTTGTGAACCTAAAGAAGCATCCTACAGTCTCATCAGGAAATACGTGTCTCAGTATTACCCTAAGCTTAGAGTGGATATCAG GCCTCAGTTGTTGAAGAATGCTCTGCAGAGAGCAGTAGAGAGAGGCCAGTTAGAGCAGATAACTGGCAAAGGTGCTTCGGGGACATTCCAG CTGAAGAAATCAGGGGAGAAACCCCTGCTTGGTGGAAGCCTGATGGAATATGCAATCTTGTCTGCCATTGCTGCCATGAATGAACCGAAGACCTGTTCCACCACTGCTCTGAAGAAGTACGTCCTGGAGAACCACCCAGGGACCAATTCTAACTATCAAA TGCATTTGCTGAAAAAAACTCTGCAGAAATGTGAGAAGAATGGGTGGATGGAGCAGATCTCCGGGAAGGGGTTCAGTGGGACTTTCCAGCTGTGCTTCCCGTATTACCCCAG CCCAGGAGTTCTATTTCCAAAGAAAGAGCCAGATGGTTCTAAGGAtgaggatgaagatgaagatgaggatgaggatgaatCATCAGAGGACTCTGAGGATGAAGAACCACCACCCAAGAGAAG CTTACAGAAGAAAACCCCAGCCAAGTCCCAAGGGAAGGCTGCATCCATGAAGCAGAGAGGGTCCAAGCCTGTGCGTAAAGTCCCTGCTGCCCAGAGAGGGAAAGTGAGGCCGCTGCCCAAGAAAGCCCCCCCCAAGGCCAAGACCCCTGCCAAGAAAGCCAGGCCCTCACCCTCACTCATCAAGAAGTCGAGTGGGAGCTCCTCAAAAAAGCCCACAGCCAGTGCCAGAAAGGAGATGAAACTGCCTGATAAGGGCAGATCTACCATGAAAAGATCTTTCAAGgcaaaaaagtaa
- the Hp1bp3 gene encoding heterochromatin protein 1-binding protein 3 isoform X3, protein MPIRRTVNSTRETPPKSKLAEGEEEKPEPDGSSEESISTVEEQGNETPPATSSEAEQPKGEPESEEKEENKSSEETKKDEKDQSKEKEKKVKKTIPSWATLSASQLARAQKQTPMASSPRPKMDAILTEAIKACFQKSGASVVAIRKYIIHKYPSLDLERRGYLLKQALKRELSRGVIKQVKGKGASGSFVVVQKSRKTPQKSRNRKKGSAVDPEPQVKLEDILPLAFTRLCEPKEASYSLIRKYVSQYYPKLRVDIRPQLLKNALQRAVERGQLEQITGKGASGTFQLKKSGEKPLLGGSLMEYAILSAIAAMNEPKTCSTTALKKYVLENHPGTNSNYQMHLLKKTLQKCEKNGWMEQISGKGFSGTFQLCFPYYPSPGVLFPKKEPDGSKDEDEDEDEDEDESSEDSEDEEPPPKRSLQKKTPAKSQGKAASMKQRGSKPVRKVPAAQRGKVRPLPKKAPPKAKTPAKKARPSPSLIKKSSGSSSKKPTASARKEMKLPDKGRSTMKRSFKAKK, encoded by the exons ATGCCGATACGTCGAACTGTGAATTCCACCCGAGAAACTCCACCCAAAAGCAAGCTTgctgaaggggaggaagaaaagccag AACCAGATGGAAGTTCCGAGGAGTCTATTTCTACTGTAGAAGAACAGGGGAATGAAACCCCGCCTGCTACATCGAGTGAGGCGGAGCAGCCCAAGGGGGAGCCCGAgagtgaagagaaggaagagaacaagTCTTCTGAGGAGACCAAGAAGGA TGAGAAAGATCAGtctaaagaaaaggagaagaaggtgaAAAAAACAATACCTTCCTGGGCTACTCTTTCTGCCAGTCAGCTAGCCCGGGCCCAGAAACAAACACCAATGGCTTCTTCCCCACGACCCAAGATGGATGCGATCCTAACTGAGGCCATTAAG GCATGCTTCCAGAAGAGTGGTGCATCAGTGGTTGCTATTCGAAAGTACATCATCCATAAGTACCCTTCTCTGGATCTGGAGAGAAGGGGCTATCTCCTTAAGCAAGCTCTGAAAAGGGAGTTAAGCAGAGGAGTCATCAAACAG GTCAAAGGAAAAGGTGCATCTGGCAGTTTTGTTGTGGttcagaaatcaagaaaaacacctcagaaatccagaaacagaaag AAGGGCTCAGCGGTGGATCCAGAACCACAAGTAAAGCTGGAAGATATTCTCCCATTGGCTTTTACTCGACTTTGTGAACCTAAAGAAGCATCCTACAGTCTCATCAGGAAATACGTGTCTCAGTATTACCCTAAGCTTAGAGTGGATATCAG GCCTCAGTTGTTGAAGAATGCTCTGCAGAGAGCAGTAGAGAGAGGCCAGTTAGAGCAGATAACTGGCAAAGGTGCTTCGGGGACATTCCAG CTGAAGAAATCAGGGGAGAAACCCCTGCTTGGTGGAAGCCTGATGGAATATGCAATCTTGTCTGCCATTGCTGCCATGAATGAACCGAAGACCTGTTCCACCACTGCTCTGAAGAAGTACGTCCTGGAGAACCACCCAGGGACCAATTCTAACTATCAAA TGCATTTGCTGAAAAAAACTCTGCAGAAATGTGAGAAGAATGGGTGGATGGAGCAGATCTCCGGGAAGGGGTTCAGTGGGACTTTCCAGCTGTGCTTCCCGTATTACCCCAG CCCAGGAGTTCTATTTCCAAAGAAAGAGCCAGATGGTTCTAAGGAtgaggatgaagatgaagatgaggatgaggatgaatCATCAGAGGACTCTGAGGATGAAGAACCACCACCCAAGAGAAG CTTACAGAAGAAAACCCCAGCCAAGTCCCAAGGGAAGGCTGCATCCATGAAGCAGAGAGGGTCCAAGCCTGTGCGTAAAGTCCCTGCTGCCCAGAGAGGGAAAGTGAGGCCGCTGCCCAAGAAAGCCCCCCCCAAGGCCAAGACCCCTGCCAAGAAAGCCAGGCCCTCACCCTCACTCATCAAGAAGTCGAGTGGGAGCTCCTCAAAAAAGCCCACAGCCAGTGCCAGAAAGGAGATGAAACTGCCTGATAAGGGCAGATCTACCATGAAAAGATCTTTCAAGgcaaaaaagtaa